Proteins encoded by one window of Sciurus carolinensis chromosome 12, mSciCar1.2, whole genome shotgun sequence:
- the Garin4 gene encoding Golgi-associated RAB2 interactor protein 4 — MAVNSECLLPYYTAQSGSGVGMFNTTMGKLQRQLYKGEYDIFKYAPIFESDFIQITKRGEVIDVHNRVRMVTVGIACTSPILPLPDVMLLARPAAGNEGVSGRTKGRSRKSAKTLELTRLLPLKFVRISVHDREKQQLRLKFATGRSCYLQLCPPLEGREDLFAYWEKLIYLLRPPVDSNSSTYAIPAGDMICMPVFEEEDKTSLAAVDLHAKGDQDQVSIRSLHMVSDVCGATSAAFVGGEGIQPDSHRSTSLTEVASLRTKSKELARESATEVAAGSRPASGGKGEGDLKGAGENKTHVATTGSAKVSPKSIKVASAANKPLEGISSTSSSLSPEGIMNTGVEPARKTVGEPDKNSAGEPFTSTPLSDKGGSAKRHQVSHSRTEVHKERRERRERREKDRTVSRGTHHHRTSESRRKTGDKVSRKSPGHRTIREDKKGKGRSSPGGSRHSSAHKGISRTPITKESRSSHKSGRSLSTTSSGSANKRLGRISSFLKTVKANLTTKGVASVRGRDVDIMTKREETTTMEAIMETAESGQGLDITGSLTSEVMETVTFETH; from the coding sequence ATGGCCGTGAACAGTGAGTGTCTATTACCATACTACACTGCCCAAAGTGGCTCTGGGGTGGGCATGTTCAATACCACCATGGGGAAGCTGCAGCGGCAGCTGTACAAGGGAGAGTATGATATATTCAAGTATGCACCGATATTTGAGAGCGACTTTATCCAGATCACCAAAAGGGGGGAAGTGATTGATGTGCACAACCGTGTCCGGATGGTGACCGTGGGCATTGCTTGCACTAGCCCCATTCTCCCACTCCCTGACGTCATGCTGCTGGCCCGACCAGCTGCTGGAAACGAAGGGGTCTCTGGACGAACCAAGGGAAGAAGTCGCAAGTCTGCAAAGACCCTGGAGCTCACCAGACTCCTTCCCTTGAAGTTTGTAAGAATCTCTGTTCATGACCGTGAGAAACAACAGCTGCGCCTGAAATTTGCCACTGGCCGTTCTTGCTACCTGCAGCTGTGCCCCCCTCTCGAAGGCCGGGAAGACCTCTTTGCCTATTGGGAAAAACTAATCTACCTCTTGCGACCACCAGTGGACAGTAACAGCAGTACCTACGCAATCCCAGCCGGGGACATGATATGCATGCCTGTGTTTGAGGAGGAGGACAAGACGAGCCTGGCGGCTGTGGATTTACATGCTAAAGGGGATCAAGACCAGGTTAGCATTAGGAGCCTCCACATGGTGTCTGACGTGTGTGGGGCCACCTCTGCTGCTTTTGTTGGCGGGGAGGGAATCCAGCCTGACTCCCACAGATCCACATCCTTGACTGAGGTAGCCTCCCTAAGAACAAAATCTAAAGAACTTGCCAGAGAGTCAGCAACAGAGGTAGCAGCAGGCTCTCGACCAGCAAGTGGAGGCAAAGGGGAAGGGGACCTGAAAGGTGCAGGAGAAAACAAAACCCACGTGGCCACTACAGGTTCTGCCAAGGTGTCCCCTAAGAGCATTAAGGTAGCCTCAGCGGCAAACAAGCCCTTGGAAGGTATTTCCAGTACATCCTCTAGCCTCTCCCCAGAGGGCATCATGAACACGGGGGTAGAACCTGCTAGGAAGACTGTTGGAGAACCAGACAAGAATTCAGCAGGGGAACCTTTCACCTCAACCCCCCTGAGTGACAAGGGTGGGTCGGCTAAACGGCATCAAGTCTCCCACAGCAGAACAGAAGTCCacaaggagaggagggaaagaagggagaggagagaaaaggacaGAACTGTGAGTAGGGGTACCCATCACCACAGGACGAGTGAAAGTCGTCGCAAGACGGGGGACAAAGTCTCCCGGAAGTCACCTGGCCACAGAACGATTAGAGAGGATAAAAAGGGAAAAGGTCGCAGCAGCCCCGGGGGCAGTAGGCACAGCAGTGCCCACAAAGGCATCAGTCGCACCCCCATCACCAAGGAGTCCAGGAGCTCCCACAAGTCCGGGAGGAGCTTATCAACAACGAGTTCCGGTTCAGCCAACAAGAGACTCGGCAGGATCAGCTCTTTCTTGAAGACCGTCAAAGCCAACCTTACCACTAAAGGGGTGGCCTCAGTGCGCGGCAGAGATGTGGACATCATGACTAAGAGAGAGGAGACGACCACCATGGAGGCCATCATGGAGACAGCAGAGAGTGGCCAGGGACTGGACATCACTGGTTCTCTGACATCCGAGGTCATGGAGACGGTGACCTTTGAAACCCATTAA